From a single Microbacterium murale genomic region:
- the hpaE gene encoding 5-carboxymethyl-2-hydroxymuconate semialdehyde dehydrogenase → MTDSRIPADLPDHIQHYIDGAFVDSVDGDTFDVLDPVTNENYTTASAGKKADIDLAVASAKRAFDEGPWPKMLPRERSRVLHRIADIVESRDHRLAELESYDSGLPITQALGQARRAAENFRFFADLIVAQADDTFKVPGRQINYVNRKPIGVAGLITPWNTPFMLESWKLGPALATGNTVVLKPAEFTPLSASLWAGIFEEAGLPKGVFNLVNGLGEDAGDALVKHPDVPLISFTGESSTGQLIFANAAPYLKGLSMELGGKSPAVVFADADLDAAVNATIFGVFSLNGERCTAGSRILVEQSIYDEFVEKYAAQAKRVKVGLPNDPATEVGALVHPEHYEKVMSYVEIGKTEGRLVAGGGRPEGFETGNYVSPTVFADVYPDARIFQVEIFGPVVAITPFTNDAEALALANNTKYGLAAYIWTNDLKRAHNFAGDLEAGMVWLNSNNVRDLRTPFGGVKASGLGHEGGYRSIDFYTDQQAVHINLGEVHNPVFGKN, encoded by the coding sequence GGCAAGAAGGCCGACATAGACCTTGCGGTCGCCTCCGCCAAGCGCGCATTCGACGAGGGTCCGTGGCCGAAGATGCTCCCCCGCGAGCGCTCACGCGTACTGCACAGGATCGCAGACATCGTCGAATCACGCGATCATCGCCTCGCCGAGCTGGAGAGCTACGACTCCGGCTTGCCGATCACGCAGGCTCTTGGCCAGGCTCGTCGCGCGGCCGAGAACTTCCGCTTCTTCGCCGACCTGATCGTCGCGCAGGCCGATGACACGTTCAAGGTTCCGGGCCGCCAGATCAATTACGTCAACCGCAAGCCGATAGGCGTCGCGGGCCTCATCACGCCATGGAACACGCCGTTCATGCTCGAGTCGTGGAAGCTCGGCCCCGCACTCGCGACGGGTAACACCGTCGTGCTGAAGCCCGCGGAGTTCACCCCGCTGTCGGCGTCGCTGTGGGCCGGGATCTTCGAGGAGGCGGGGCTGCCGAAGGGCGTCTTCAACCTCGTGAACGGCCTCGGTGAGGATGCCGGCGACGCGCTCGTGAAGCATCCTGACGTGCCACTCATCTCCTTCACCGGCGAGAGCTCGACGGGGCAGCTGATCTTCGCCAATGCCGCGCCGTACCTCAAGGGCCTCTCGATGGAGCTCGGTGGAAAGTCGCCGGCCGTCGTCTTCGCCGACGCCGATCTGGATGCAGCGGTCAACGCCACGATCTTCGGGGTGTTCTCCCTCAACGGCGAGCGCTGCACTGCCGGCAGCCGCATCCTCGTCGAGCAGTCGATCTACGACGAGTTCGTCGAGAAGTACGCAGCTCAGGCGAAGCGCGTGAAGGTCGGACTGCCGAACGACCCTGCCACCGAAGTTGGCGCTCTCGTGCACCCCGAGCACTACGAGAAGGTCATGAGCTACGTCGAGATCGGCAAGACCGAGGGGCGCCTCGTCGCCGGCGGTGGACGCCCTGAAGGTTTCGAGACCGGAAACTACGTCTCACCGACCGTGTTCGCCGATGTCTACCCCGACGCACGGATCTTCCAAGTGGAGATCTTCGGCCCCGTGGTCGCGATCACCCCGTTCACGAACGATGCCGAGGCGCTCGCTCTGGCGAACAACACGAAGTACGGTCTCGCGGCGTACATCTGGACGAACGATCTCAAGCGCGCCCACAACTTCGCCGGCGATCTCGAAGCGGGCATGGTGTGGCTGAACAGCAACAACGTGCGCGATCTCCGCACCCCGTTCGGCGGCGTGAAGGCCTCGGGTCTCGGTCACGAGGGCGGCTACCGCTCGATCGACTTCTACACCGACCAGCAGGCGGTGCACATCAATCTCGGCGAGGTCCACAACCCCGTCTTCGGAAAGAACTGA